CTTTAATGCTCTGGACGATTTTACTCAAAGGTGCCGATTTTACCTCTTCCCAGTTTTTGAAATTATGCTTTAAATTCCTGTAAGCTCTATGACTGTTGTTATCCGAGGTGTTCTGTGAGAGTATTGTCGCAATAAGCTCTGATAATGGGTCATGTGAAAGTCTCAAAATCTTCTTGCCATATTCTTTCTCCAATAGTTTCTCTATTGTCCTTATCTGCTTTGAATCCTCCATCAGCCTTACCTATGAAATCACCAGTTGATGATGTTTCGTAAAATAGGTGCTCTGTGAAAGCCTGGAAGTGATTACCGCCGCTATGCTCACCGCACAGATGAGCATGTAGACTACGATTATCTGAAGTTTCACCGCCTGAAGTGGACTGGCGCCGGCTAAGATCATCCCGGTCATTGCTCCGGGGAGCTGCACCAGACCTACGATCTTCATCAAATTTAGAGTCGGTATCATTGCAGCCCTGACAGTGGCTTTGAAAGAATGCTCTACTGCCTGGCTTGAGGTTACTCCCAGGGATAGGGCCTGTTCTATCTGGTCCTTCTTGTTCTTCATCTCTGAATGCATCCTCTCTAAGGCTAAGGCTGAGGCAGTGGTTGAATTTCCAATAGTCATACCAGCCAGTGGTATAACATATTTCGGGTCAGCATTGATGACACCTAAAAGGAGTAATCCACCTAAGGTGAAGAAGGTCCCTACCCCGATAGAAAAAGTGGAGATTGTGAAACCCTTCAAACTTCCTTTAGTCCTGGACCCGGCAGTCTGGCCCCCGACAACAACCATAATCAGGATAACCAGGAAGATGAGCCAGAGATTGTTTAGGTCAAAGACCAGTTCCAGGGCATACCCCACTGCAATTAGCTGGACAAAGGAGCGCAAAGTACCGATGAGAAGGTCTTTTTCGAGGTCAAGCTTTTTAAGAAAAGATATCCCGAAAAAGACACCTACCAAGATCAAAGCCAGCAGGACCTCTTTAATGCCCATCACTTTTCCTCCTTCACCAATTCTCCTCTGATAAACTTCTGGGATAAGGGATTATCAGGGTTTTGCAAAACGATTTGCGAGTCACCTTCTTCGACTTTCTCGCCGTCGATGAGAATGACACATCTATGCCCTAACCTCTGCGCCTGGCTCAGATTGTGAGTGACGAAAAGTATGGTCAGTTTAAACTCCTGATTAAAATCTTTGATAAGCTTTTCGATTTGTAGAGTAGCCGTAGGGTCTAAAGCTGAGGTCGGCTCGTCCAGAAGTAGAACTTCGGGCTTGTGCATCAAAGTCCGGGCTAAAGAAACCCTTTGTCTTTCGCCGATGGACAACTCCTGCGAATCTCTTTTCAAAAAATCCGAATCCAGGCCTACCAGGTTCAGGCATTTCATCATCTCTTTTTCGCTTTTCTCATCTCTGACTTTCAGACCGAATAGCAGATTTTCCTCCACATTCCCATCGAACATAACCGGAACCTGAAAAACCAGACTGACTCTTTTTCGCAGATTCAACACTTCAA
This Candidatus Zixiibacteriota bacterium DNA region includes the following protein-coding sequences:
- a CDS encoding phosphate ABC transporter ATP-binding protein, with the protein product MCKIELKKVTRKRAVKEGNNLKEMEVLKGVDLSVQPEEICTILGPSGSGKSTLLRLINRLEEVSSGSICLDGIDIKELEVLNLRKRVSLVFQVPVMFDGNVEENLLFGLKVRDEKSEKEMMKCLNLVGLDSDFLKRDSQELSIGERQRVSLARTLMHKPEVLLLDEPTSALDPTATLQIEKLIKDFNQEFKLTILFVTHNLSQAQRLGHRCVILIDGEKVEEGDSQIVLQNPDNPLSQKFIRGELVKEEK
- the fetB gene encoding iron export ABC transporter permease subunit FetB produces the protein MGIKEVLLALILVGVFFGISFLKKLDLEKDLLIGTLRSFVQLIAVGYALELVFDLNNLWLIFLVILIMVVVGGQTAGSRTKGSLKGFTISTFSIGVGTFFTLGGLLLLGVINADPKYVIPLAGMTIGNSTTASALALERMHSEMKNKKDQIEQALSLGVTSSQAVEHSFKATVRAAMIPTLNLMKIVGLVQLPGAMTGMILAGASPLQAVKLQIIVVYMLICAVSIAAVITSRLSQSTYFTKHHQLVIS